The Bacillus carboniphilus genome contains a region encoding:
- a CDS encoding ABC transporter substrate-binding protein — protein MVDNKLLTLWNCFSSGNIRMEEVSETLQISQKQTTRLLKKWEKEGWLTYSPGRGRGKVSSIVWKTNIEEHYEEKTMDLIKTEPVEKSSKYLMFSWSAESKRRLMNQFQKKLGYVQESKDKLIVPRRYSFFAIEPLEATDAHSAHLIANVFNCLVSITPEGKILPEIAHSWEVSFEKHRFYLKKDIRFHDGSILSADEIVNSLERVRAHRHYKDLWSPIEQIVAKTPLVVDIYHPSGCSYLLPLLSTMNASIYKKNKGRLIGTGCFSIEENSESITTLIAFTEHFMERPLLDSIEFVKVPDDFKTIYHTSIEQLDEEEIFQVKSDSDFGVVIMNLCRDSIIQKEEVRNYLHYLIAKNRDTLPMYDPRVLPNHQSCLIGQGNHYTIQEVEPVAFDQPIVIRGTNYTASTTQWLKEMLENEGVPVEVVWFSFEESVTNHPKHQEVDLFIHGEIFEINQNFSFYYFLKNGFSPLFSIIQGDEKIRSQIDQYQLTPFKEWATLNKKVETELINRSVMIPLYYAKRYAPFSKDIKNIKIKHFGYADFSKLWVRPTIDS, from the coding sequence ATGGTTGATAACAAGCTACTTACCTTATGGAACTGTTTTTCATCAGGAAACATTCGAATGGAGGAAGTGTCTGAAACTCTTCAAATTAGTCAAAAGCAAACCACGCGCTTGCTAAAAAAGTGGGAGAAAGAGGGCTGGCTCACTTATTCGCCTGGACGAGGGAGAGGGAAGGTATCCAGTATTGTTTGGAAAACAAATATAGAAGAACATTATGAGGAAAAAACCATGGATCTAATCAAAACAGAACCAGTTGAAAAGAGCAGTAAATATTTAATGTTTTCTTGGTCGGCTGAGAGTAAAAGAAGATTGATGAATCAGTTTCAAAAGAAGCTTGGATACGTTCAAGAATCAAAGGATAAGTTAATTGTTCCAAGAAGGTATTCCTTTTTTGCAATTGAACCATTAGAGGCGACAGATGCTCACAGTGCACATCTTATTGCTAACGTTTTTAACTGTTTAGTTTCAATTACACCTGAAGGAAAGATCTTGCCGGAAATTGCACACAGTTGGGAAGTCTCGTTTGAGAAACATAGGTTTTATTTGAAGAAGGATATTAGGTTTCATGATGGTTCAATCTTAAGTGCTGATGAGATTGTCAATAGTTTAGAAAGGGTTCGGGCTCATCGACATTATAAAGATTTATGGTCACCAATTGAACAAATAGTTGCCAAAACTCCTCTCGTAGTTGATATTTATCATCCAAGTGGTTGTAGTTACCTTCTCCCCTTATTAAGCACGATGAATGCGAGTATTTATAAAAAAAATAAAGGTCGTTTAATTGGTACAGGATGTTTCTCCATAGAAGAAAATAGTGAATCCATTACCACCTTAATCGCTTTTACAGAACACTTTATGGAGAGGCCACTACTAGATTCGATAGAATTCGTTAAAGTTCCAGATGATTTCAAAACGATTTATCATACATCGATTGAACAACTAGATGAAGAAGAAATCTTTCAAGTGAAAAGTGATTCTGACTTTGGTGTGGTAATTATGAATCTTTGTCGTGACTCTATCATACAAAAAGAAGAAGTGCGAAATTATCTTCATTATTTGATTGCTAAAAATAGGGATACTTTACCGATGTATGACCCACGAGTTTTACCTAACCATCAGAGCTGTTTAATTGGTCAAGGAAACCACTATACAATACAGGAAGTTGAACCTGTAGCGTTTGACCAACCTATTGTCATAAGAGGGACGAACTATACTGCATCAACAACCCAATGGTTAAAAGAGATGCTAGAAAACGAAGGGGTTCCAGTAGAAGTGGTTTGGTTTTCCTTTGAGGAATCAGTCACTAACCATCCTAAACATCAAGAAGTCGATTTGTTTATCCATGGTGAAATATTCGAGATTAATCAAAATTTTTCGTTCTATTATTTTCTTAAGAATGGCTTTTCCCCACTCTTCTCCATTATCCAAGGTGATGAAAAGATACGGTCGCAAATAGATCAATACCAGCTTACTCCATTTAAAGAGTGGGCTACATTAAACAAAAAGGTGGAAACAGAACTGATTAACCGATCGGTGATGATTCCTCTATATTATGCCAAAAGGTATGCTCCTTTTTCGAAAGATATTAAGAACATTAAGATCAAGCATTTTGGTTATGCGGATTTTTCTAAACTTTGGGTACGTCCGACAATTGATTCCTAG
- a CDS encoding MDR family MFS transporter, which translates to MKWKDMPQNIKVRMSTSFFNRTVSSAVMPFMALFFAQEMNKVWAGTFLIVTVIIGFFVNLVGGYISDRFNRKKVLLMTSCLNACFFMIMTISLFPKNKLIWLFACAYIGFIIASSLGRPAMNALIIDSTTTENRKAVYALDYWLVNLSLAIGATLGGLLYMNYQKELFMSLTVTSSLIPIAYWLWLQDTHTQLLKKNHQNVLIDLMNNYRIAFKDSAFVKVVVGSTFIFSAEFTLNSYIGIRLSETFKGFHIGSFEVSGVRMLSLLNIENMLLVVCFTFIVNGITNKLDNKKALLYGLFLYGIGYTVITSSNTWYALLLFNLIATIGELIYSPIRNAEQANMIPEDKRGSYSAFSNLSFSGADLLARTSIIIGAFLAPMMMTVYMGVIVMLGAFFMYTGLFVHPFYKKKSVESRVY; encoded by the coding sequence ATGAAATGGAAAGATATGCCCCAAAATATAAAAGTGCGCATGAGTACTTCATTTTTTAATCGTACAGTTTCTTCTGCGGTTATGCCCTTTATGGCACTCTTTTTCGCACAAGAAATGAACAAAGTTTGGGCGGGTACTTTTTTAATTGTTACCGTCATTATTGGTTTTTTTGTCAATTTAGTTGGCGGTTATATTTCCGATCGTTTTAATCGCAAAAAAGTTTTATTAATGACCTCTTGTTTAAATGCTTGTTTTTTCATGATAATGACCATTAGTCTTTTTCCTAAAAACAAGTTAATCTGGCTATTTGCTTGTGCATACATTGGCTTTATCATTGCAAGTAGTTTAGGTAGACCTGCTATGAATGCGCTAATTATTGATTCAACGACAACAGAAAACAGAAAAGCCGTCTATGCCTTAGATTACTGGCTCGTTAATTTATCTTTAGCGATTGGTGCAACACTTGGTGGCCTCTTATATATGAATTACCAAAAAGAATTGTTCATGTCATTAACCGTTACATCCAGCTTAATTCCGATTGCCTATTGGCTTTGGCTTCAAGATACTCATACGCAGTTGCTAAAAAAGAATCATCAAAATGTCTTAATTGACTTAATGAACAATTATCGGATCGCATTTAAAGATTCAGCCTTTGTGAAGGTAGTCGTTGGCTCAACTTTTATATTTTCAGCAGAATTCACGTTGAATAGTTATATTGGAATTAGACTCTCTGAAACCTTTAAAGGGTTTCACATTGGTTCATTCGAAGTTTCTGGTGTTCGAATGCTCAGTTTATTGAATATCGAAAACATGCTTTTAGTCGTTTGTTTCACCTTCATCGTTAATGGAATTACGAATAAACTTGATAATAAAAAAGCTTTACTTTATGGGTTATTTTTATATGGAATAGGGTATACAGTTATAACTTCTTCAAATACTTGGTATGCGCTTCTTTTATTTAACTTAATTGCAACAATCGGTGAATTAATATATTCTCCAATCCGAAATGCGGAACAAGCTAACATGATTCCTGAAGATAAACGAGGATCGTATTCAGCTTTTTCGAACCTATCTTTTAGCGGAGCGGATCTTTTAGCTCGAACGTCTATTATTATTGGGGCGTTTCTTGCGCCGATGATGATGACTGTTTATATGGGGGTCATTGTTATGCTTGGGGCATTCTTTATGTACACAGGGCTATTCGTTCACCCTTTTTACAAAAAGAAATCAGTTGAATCGAGGGTCTATTAG
- a CDS encoding DUF5381 family protein codes for MNNKIVDVKNNLLHIKGSKIALLFNTFALCALLFGDIWVIVESLKFETIRSLYYLSGGISILPIILYVTLRYLPGLIPGKTLFMIEPGECIIYKRRIIPFFNISNIGFMYSNINWMDYIVVEQNRGRKVKIPTYNIIPHNDCQIVIDHYVYPYMNEEAKQVWDRKIDLERLLEDAKYKREEHKIN; via the coding sequence ATGAATAATAAAATAGTAGATGTTAAAAACAACCTATTGCATATAAAAGGGTCGAAAATTGCCCTATTATTTAATACTTTTGCATTGTGTGCATTACTGTTTGGTGATATATGGGTTATAGTGGAATCACTAAAATTTGAAACTATTCGTTCTTTATACTACCTTTCAGGGGGGATTTCAATACTTCCAATCATTTTATATGTCACCTTGAGATATCTACCAGGTTTAATTCCTGGTAAAACACTTTTCATGATTGAACCAGGTGAATGTATTATTTATAAGAGGAGAATTATCCCCTTTTTCAATATTTCGAACATTGGTTTTATGTATAGTAATATTAATTGGATGGATTATATTGTAGTTGAACAAAATAGAGGAAGAAAAGTGAAAATACCGACATATAATATTATTCCCCATAATGATTGTCAAATAGTGATTGATCATTATGTTTATCCTTATATGAATGAAGAGGCAAAACAAGTGTGGGATAGAAAGATAGATTTAGAACGTTTATTAGAGGATGCAAAATATAAAAGGGAAGAGCATAAAATAAATTAA
- a CDS encoding YfjD family protein, producing the protein MAIEKRDTKKNLIHITPSKFGLFSIIFSLLFFLIGCSYMIKVGLKFESKYSLVWLVAGFVFLLYYIHQTLWFLPGLIPGKILFSIKPEEMIIYKKKTVMLNNVRNVDLKRNTFNLINYIVIEPFEGRKVRIPTYNVIDDDHYLIIFDRHVYPYMTDQAKQVWDRKINLDMLLEDWKYKRGEPFTLK; encoded by the coding sequence ATGGCGATCGAAAAAAGGGACACAAAGAAAAACCTAATTCATATTACACCTTCGAAATTTGGTTTATTTAGTATTATTTTCAGTTTGCTGTTCTTTCTTATAGGATGTTCTTACATGATTAAGGTTGGATTAAAATTTGAATCAAAGTATTCATTAGTGTGGTTAGTGGCAGGATTTGTTTTTCTCCTTTATTATATTCACCAAACTTTATGGTTTTTACCCGGATTAATTCCAGGGAAAATATTGTTTTCAATTAAACCAGAAGAAATGATTATCTATAAAAAAAAGACAGTAATGTTAAATAACGTTCGTAATGTTGATTTAAAAAGGAACACATTCAACCTTATTAATTATATTGTTATTGAGCCATTTGAAGGAAGAAAAGTAAGGATTCCAACGTATAATGTCATTGACGATGATCATTATTTAATTATTTTTGATCGTCATGTGTATCCTTATATGACAGATCAGGCTAAACAAGTATGGGATCGGAAAATTAATTTAGATATGTTATTGGAGGACTGGAAATATAAACGCGGAGAACCTTTTACTTTGAAATAA
- a CDS encoding DUF5381 family protein: MINKKEDKKNNLVHIKGSKFYYVNVFLFTVGFSIGMLLVIRHGLKFESNLSLLWVTGGVILFPFFLYLTLWCLPGLIPGRVLFSIKPEEMIIYKNKKVLMNTIRNVDLIRNNFNLINYIIIETFEGKRIRIPTYNILPDIVYLLIIDQYVYPYMTDQSKQVWDRKVDLDYMLKVARYTREEQKIN; this comes from the coding sequence ATGATTAACAAAAAAGAAGATAAAAAGAATAATCTAGTTCATATTAAAGGATCGAAATTTTATTATGTTAATGTTTTTTTATTTACAGTTGGTTTTTCAATAGGAATGTTATTAGTCATTAGACATGGTTTAAAATTTGAATCGAACTTGTCTTTATTATGGGTTACAGGTGGAGTAATACTCTTCCCTTTCTTTCTTTATTTAACATTATGGTGTTTACCAGGTCTTATTCCAGGCAGAGTTTTGTTTTCAATTAAACCAGAAGAAATGATCATTTATAAAAATAAAAAAGTATTGATGAATACTATTCGTAACGTTGATTTAATTAGAAATAATTTTAATTTAATTAATTATATAATTATTGAAACGTTTGAAGGAAAGAGAATAAGAATACCAACCTATAATATTTTACCCGACATTGTTTATTTGCTAATTATTGACCAATATGTCTATCCGTATATGACTGATCAGTCTAAACAAGTATGGGATCGAAAAGTAGATCTAGACTATATGTTAAAAGTTGCAAGATACACTCGTGAAGAACAGAAGATAAATTAA
- a CDS encoding WXG100 family type VII secretion target — protein MDSNGIRRLAEKFSESSDYVKEIEQQLKQQITMDVSSWTGESRQKFDALLEEAESLFQDHSDNLYEIHNELKRGCI, from the coding sequence GTGGATTCCAATGGTATCAGAAGATTAGCTGAAAAATTTAGTGAATCATCGGATTATGTAAAAGAAATTGAACAGCAGCTCAAACAACAGATTACTATGGATGTATCATCTTGGACAGGTGAAAGCCGTCAGAAATTCGATGCATTATTAGAAGAGGCAGAATCATTATTTCAAGACCATTCTGATAATTTATATGAGATTCATAACGAATTAAAGCGTGGCTGCATATGA
- a CDS encoding Vps62-related protein, producing the protein MKKLITFLSLILIVSVFPKDVFANGSTINYSSEEKLELIEKYAPRIWFDNDEKYFPSSVEWSAQYMERYKPSGSNEYSLRTKESLSNPNGVLDFFRGDLNSAKIYAGWREAGPNTIDINYMVWYPYNRGKMTNNIDWLQSLIPFVDNGVGFGHHVGDWEGLQIRLVNGEPTQVDLRYHAWSKKYNWSEFSKVENTHIVTYSAQGSHGTWKDPGVHEYMDFVLDSLVDITSQGTAWDSWNVVEAYDFDLQEGLSGKNWPAWLSNDNTWTEPGKDPANPLSGGINRWGNLESGCMSDLCINSGGPGGPDAGSNWTNEFGAPVTSLFNVSFKSAHNKYLVAEGNGDGEVNADRNEVGPWEKFNLKVTNSEQEDGTGCIRSGDIVNIDTGSSYYLRATDDGLLDAEATVPQSWESFELINHTDNTGCLASGDQVSFKSSHGKYIVAESDGDVHADRTAIGPWEKFIVNFH; encoded by the coding sequence ATGAAAAAACTAATAACATTCCTTTCATTAATACTTATTGTTAGCGTTTTTCCGAAAGATGTGTTTGCGAATGGTTCAACTATTAATTATTCATCAGAAGAAAAATTAGAGTTGATTGAAAAATATGCACCGCGTATATGGTTTGATAATGATGAAAAATATTTTCCTTCTTCTGTTGAATGGTCAGCACAATATATGGAAAGGTACAAGCCGTCCGGTAGTAATGAATATTCGTTACGAACAAAGGAATCATTAAGTAACCCGAATGGGGTACTCGACTTCTTTCGTGGTGATTTAAACTCTGCAAAAATATATGCTGGTTGGCGTGAAGCTGGGCCAAATACGATCGATATCAATTACATGGTTTGGTATCCTTACAACCGAGGAAAAATGACAAATAACATAGATTGGTTACAAAGTCTCATTCCCTTCGTAGATAATGGGGTAGGGTTTGGCCATCATGTTGGGGATTGGGAAGGCCTACAAATTAGGTTGGTAAATGGTGAACCAACTCAAGTGGATCTTCGCTATCATGCGTGGTCTAAGAAATATAATTGGAGTGAGTTTTCTAAAGTTGAAAACACCCATATTGTAACGTACTCTGCCCAAGGTTCCCATGGAACATGGAAAGATCCGGGAGTACATGAGTATATGGATTTTGTCCTAGACTCTTTAGTAGATATAACAAGTCAAGGGACAGCATGGGACTCATGGAATGTTGTTGAAGCGTATGACTTTGATTTACAAGAAGGATTGTCAGGAAAAAATTGGCCAGCATGGCTAAGTAATGACAATACGTGGACAGAACCTGGGAAGGATCCTGCAAACCCACTATCCGGTGGAATTAATAGATGGGGGAATTTAGAAAGTGGATGCATGTCGGATCTATGTATAAACAGTGGTGGTCCAGGTGGTCCAGATGCAGGGAGTAACTGGACAAATGAATTTGGTGCTCCAGTCACATCTTTATTTAATGTTTCTTTTAAATCAGCTCATAATAAATATTTAGTAGCTGAAGGAAATGGAGACGGAGAGGTAAATGCTGATCGGAATGAAGTAGGTCCTTGGGAAAAATTCAACCTTAAAGTGACTAATAGTGAACAAGAAGACGGAACAGGTTGTATTCGTAGTGGAGACATTGTCAATATTGATACTGGTTCTAGTTATTACTTAAGAGCAACGGATGATGGTTTACTAGATGCTGAAGCAACGGTTCCCCAGTCTTGGGAATCTTTTGAACTTATTAATCATACTGATAATACAGGATGTCTTGCGTCAGGAGACCAAGTTTCATTTAAGTCATCTCATGGAAAGTATATAGTAGCTGAAAGCGATGGTGATGTTCACGCTGATCGTACTGCAATTGGTCCATGGGAAAAATTTATTGTTAATTTTCATTAA
- a CDS encoding acyltransferase, producing the protein MRRTERFPVKGPNSLWQVYKTVSFWKVMKNFIVIQTARYTPFLGMKNWLYRTFLRMKVDRETSFALMVMLDVMFPEKISVGRNCVIGYNTTILTHEYLIDEYRLGDVKIGNEVMIGANSMILPGVIIGDRAIVSAGTVVHKDVPEGSFVGGNPMRVIYTKEEMEKRNQGDGP; encoded by the coding sequence GTGAGAAGAACCGAACGTTTTCCCGTTAAAGGCCCAAATTCATTATGGCAAGTATATAAAACCGTCTCATTTTGGAAGGTGATGAAAAATTTCATCGTCATTCAGACGGCACGGTATACTCCCTTTTTAGGAATGAAAAACTGGCTGTATCGAACGTTTTTAAGAATGAAGGTAGATCGAGAGACATCTTTTGCTTTAATGGTCATGCTTGATGTGATGTTTCCGGAAAAAATATCGGTGGGTAGAAACTGTGTCATTGGTTATAACACGACGATTTTAACGCACGAGTATTTAATCGATGAATATCGTTTAGGCGACGTTAAAATTGGAAATGAAGTCATGATAGGCGCTAATTCTATGATCCTTCCGGGAGTGATCATTGGTGATCGAGCCATCGTCAGTGCGGGAACAGTCGTTCATAAAGATGTTCCAGAAGGAAGCTTTGTCGGTGGAAACCCGATGAGAGTCATCTATACAAAAGAAGAGATGGAAAAACGCAATCAAGGGGACGGTCCTTGA
- the ppaX gene encoding pyrophosphatase PpaX, protein MKIETILFDLDGTLINTNELIIESFLHTLNHYYPNQYKREDVFSFIGPPLYDTFAEMNEGKVEEMMAVYRKFNHEQHDVLVKEFDSVFETVEMLHQKGYKLGIVTTKIRSTVNMGLKLTNLDQFFDVVVTLDDVENAKPHPEPVLTALKQLDAKAEHAIMVGDNYHDIEAGKHAGTKTAGVSWTIKGEEFLKAYNPDFMLHKMTDLLKIVGVE, encoded by the coding sequence ATGAAAATAGAGACAATCTTGTTTGATTTAGATGGAACCTTAATTAATACGAATGAGTTAATCATTGAATCATTTCTTCACACACTCAATCATTATTATCCCAATCAATATAAAAGAGAGGATGTTTTTTCGTTTATTGGGCCTCCTTTATACGATACGTTTGCGGAGATGAATGAGGGGAAAGTAGAGGAAATGATGGCTGTCTACCGAAAGTTTAATCATGAGCAGCATGATGTGCTTGTAAAGGAATTTGATTCTGTTTTTGAGACAGTTGAGATGTTGCATCAAAAAGGGTACAAACTCGGAATCGTCACGACGAAAATTCGTAGTACTGTTAATATGGGCCTTAAGTTAACGAACCTAGATCAATTTTTTGATGTTGTCGTCACCCTAGATGATGTAGAAAATGCCAAACCTCATCCAGAGCCTGTTTTAACAGCATTAAAGCAACTTGATGCAAAAGCAGAACATGCCATTATGGTAGGTGACAATTACCATGACATTGAGGCAGGGAAACATGCTGGGACGAAAACGGCAGGAGTGAGTTGGACGATCAAAGGTGAGGAGTTTTTAAAGGCATATAACCCTGATTTTATGCTTCATAAGATGACCGATCTCTTAAAAATCGTTGGAGTGGAATAA
- the lgt gene encoding prolipoprotein diacylglyceryl transferase: MIEPINPVALELGPFEIYWYGVIIGTGALLGLWLAVRESSRLGLHKDTFVDIALYTIPTAIIFARAYYVLFQWDYYSQNPGQIIQVWNGGLAIHGGLIGAFLAGFIFAKVKNLSFWKLADIAAPSIILGQAIGRWGNFINQEAHGGEVTREFLENLHLPEFIIDQMYINGAYYQPTFLYESLWNFLGFAILLGLRRVNLKRGELFLSYIIWYSVGRFFIEGLRTDSLMLTETLRMAQFISIVLIVVSIGVIVVRRMTGMAKNRYLDKENSM; the protein is encoded by the coding sequence ATGATTGAACCTATAAATCCAGTTGCATTGGAGCTGGGCCCTTTTGAGATTTATTGGTACGGGGTAATTATCGGGACAGGGGCTTTACTTGGATTATGGCTAGCTGTTCGTGAATCAAGCCGGTTAGGGTTACATAAAGACACATTTGTTGACATTGCCTTGTATACGATTCCAACGGCGATTATATTTGCACGTGCTTATTATGTTCTATTTCAATGGGATTACTATTCACAAAATCCTGGCCAAATCATTCAAGTTTGGAATGGTGGATTAGCGATTCATGGTGGATTAATTGGAGCGTTTCTTGCGGGATTTATCTTTGCGAAAGTGAAAAACCTTTCCTTTTGGAAACTAGCAGATATCGCGGCCCCTAGTATTATTCTTGGACAAGCCATTGGTCGTTGGGGAAATTTTATAAACCAAGAAGCTCACGGAGGAGAGGTAACAAGAGAATTTCTTGAAAATCTACATTTACCTGAATTTATAATTGATCAAATGTATATTAATGGCGCTTACTATCAACCAACTTTTTTATATGAATCACTTTGGAATTTTTTAGGTTTTGCTATCTTGCTTGGTCTACGTAGAGTGAATTTAAAACGTGGAGAATTGTTCTTATCCTATATTATTTGGTACTCAGTCGGTCGATTTTTTATCGAAGGATTGCGTACAGATAGTCTTATGCTAACGGAAACTTTAAGAATGGCCCAGTTTATTTCTATCGTCTTAATCGTAGTTTCTATAGGAGTTATTGTAGTTCGTCGTATGACAGGAATGGCAAAAAATCGCTATCTAGATAAAGAAAATTCAATGTAG